In the Dasypus novemcinctus isolate mDasNov1 chromosome 16, mDasNov1.1.hap2, whole genome shotgun sequence genome, TTTCTCCCCTCCACTGAGCTCATGCGGTGAACCGTGGTCAGGATTCTGGCATAAGAGGCAATCACCACAGAGAAAGGAATCAGCAGCATCAAAACACAGCACACATACATCACGGTCTCATAGAGGGCCGTGTCTGCACATGCCAACTTTAGGACAGCGGGCGCCTCACAGAAGAAATGGTTAATCTCCCGAGAACTGCAAAAGGGAAAGCTCATGGTGATGGGTGTTAGGAGGAAACCGTCCATAGCGCCCCCAAACCAAGAACCTGCTATGATCATCCAACAGACCCGTCGACTCATGAGTACCGGGTATCTCAGAGGGTTGCAGATGGCCACATACCGGTCATAGGCCATAAGACCCAGCAGGAAGAATTCGGCTCCCACAAGGGTGAGGTACAGGAAGTGCTGAGCTGTGCACCCCACAAAGGAGATGGATCTCTGACCTAGCAGGTAATCAACCAGCATCTTTGGCACGATGGTGGAGATGTACATCATGTCTATGAAGGAGAGGTGACTGAGGAGAAAATACATGGGGGTTTGGAGGCACGAGTCCACACGGATTAGGAAGATCATGACCCCATTGGCTATCAGCGCAGTGAAAAAGATGACAGTGATTATGGTAAAAAGAAGGGCTGAGGTATCCTTTCTGTTGAAGAGTCCCATGAAGGTGAAGTCTGTAGAGGATGTGTTGTATTCTTCCATTGAACCAACAAGGATGATGATATAAACTAGAACCTTCCAAATAAAAGATGATATTCCCAGGGAATTTAAATAACAATATACAGATTGTTAATGAACTCAatttaggaataaaatattttaaaatactttactgATGATTTGGCATTAGTAGTTAGCAATTAAGCTATCCACACATATTGTAAATAAAATTGATCAACTAAAGTCAATTATTACTTAAATGCATTGGGCAAGATGATTTCGGCAAATGATGTAGTATTGCATGATACAAATGATGAAGTCTAAAGTTTCACACCATGACTTCCCTATCACTCCCTTGAAAACACTCTGGGATATTTCAGCCATTCAACATTCAAACATAACCTGGACTATGTGTGTGGgtatacacatgcacatgtgAGTGTAAGTACAAAATACCTAAGATGCATTTAAATTGATGCCTTTATTAAGTACATTTTTGTTATGCTCAGAATAACCAACATCTACAAATTATTTTCCGTGCTGGCTGGGGGTAGTCTGTGTATAATTTAGCCACAAGTATGGGTAAATTACCATTGCACTACAAGTCAATTAGTCATGACTATTACTTGGTGTCAGTTTACCTACATTACAGGTATAAttatatgggagaaaataaaaaaggaaatgaaaacttcaCTTGCAAATTTGGATATGAAGGAAACCTCCAATACAATAGTCATTTGcttctctataattttttttaatttcaagggaaaaatttaatttttatttgttaaggtACTATTCAAGAAAACAGCCCAAGAATAAATATATGGATTTCTAAATCCACCTATATATTTTGCTTAAACTGGATTTCTTTTACACAGtttagtaattaaaaaataaataaacctaagtGCTTTGCTGTATATAAAGtcagccataaaagaaaaaaatcagggcagtggacttggcccagtggttagggcgtccgtctaccacatgggaggtttgtggttcaaaccctgggtctccttgaccagtgtgcatgtgcgtagtgctgatgctcaagaagtgccctgccacaacaggggtgtccccacataggggagccccatgcacaaggagtgcaccccgtaaggagagccgcccagcaccaaagaaagtgcagcctgcccagga is a window encoding:
- the LOC101417615 gene encoding olfactory receptor 2T1, with protein sequence MEEYNTSSTDFTFMGLFNRKDTSALLFTIITVIFFTALIANGVMIFLIRVDSCLQTPMYFLLSHLSFIDMMYISTIVPKMLVDYLLGQRSISFVGCTAQHFLYLTLVGAEFFLLGLMAYDRYVAICNPLRYPVLMSRRVCWMIIAGSWFGGAMDGFLLTPITMSFPFCSSREINHFFCEAPAVLKLACADTALYETVMYVCCVLMLLIPFSVVIASYARILTTVHRMSSVEGRKKAFATCSSHMTVVTLFYGAAMYTYMVPHTYHKPAQDKVFSVFYTILTPMLNPLIYSLRNRDVTGALKRALGKFKSSQKVSGDVF